The genome window CTCATGGAAGAGGTGATGGCGACCGCGCAGAAGATCACCGAGAAATCCATGCTCGCCACGATGGCGGTGAAGGAGGCGGTCAACCGCAGCTACGAGACGACCCTCTCCGAGGGTCTGCTGCACGAAAGGCGGCTCTTCCAGTCGCTTTTCGCGACCGAGGACCAGACCGAGGGGATGCAGGCCTTCCTCGAGAAGCGCGAAGCACAGTTCCGCGACAAATAGATCGCGCCGGGCTCTTTACCGGGCGGGGGAATTCGCCTAAAGGGCACTTCTACATGCGCGTGAGACCCGCCAAGGTCGGATCGTCCCGTCGAGTGACGGGGCTTCGGGTCGTTCCGCGCGACAACGCATTTCGAGACGACCCGAAGGAAGGTACAGCATGGCGAATACGATCCAGTCGAAGAAGCGCGCACGGCAGAACGTCAAGCGTTACGACATCAACAAGGCGCGCCGCTCGCGCATCCGCACGTTCCTGCGTCGCGTCGAAGAGGCGATCGCGTCGGGCGACAAGGAAGCCGC of Palleronia sp. LCG004 contains these proteins:
- the rpsT gene encoding 30S ribosomal protein S20, with translation MANTIQSKKRARQNVKRYDINKARRSRIRTFLRRVEEAIASGDKEAATTALRLAQPELMRGVTKGVFHQNTASRKMSRLASRVKALG